In Vigna unguiculata cultivar IT97K-499-35 chromosome 3, ASM411807v1, whole genome shotgun sequence, a single genomic region encodes these proteins:
- the LOC114177900 gene encoding probable serine/threonine-protein kinase SIS8 isoform X3 — protein sequence MKNILKKLHIMSNQSDDAQGATSSKSTKSSDGSSSSTAPKKLSNWLHSVSNRQSPSPPSPNLARGERMEPSDSVSSGGLDVVSDSARRDSESSASRDPEVEEEYQIQLALELSAKEDPEAVQIEAVKQISLGSCDPDNTPAEVVAYRYWNYNALGYDDKISDGFYDLYGILTESTSARMPSLVDLQGKSTSVDVTWEAVLVNRAADSNLLKLEQEAMKMAASSGKDFEVVVNSNLVHKLAIMVADYMGGSVKDPESMSRAWRSLSYSLKATLGSMVLPLGSLTIGLARHRALLFKVLADSLGIPCRLVKGLQYMGSDDVAMNFVKIDDGREYIVDLMAAPGALIPSDATASHIECDGSSFVASPSSRELDSSNVASFSSGVGSSSEETSDCGGKESGLSGLATGKEDLKKPSNESKNTPYAEKTRVKESSSRANYPYMHGRSPSWTEGISSPAARRMKVKDVSQYMIDAAKENPNLAQKLHDVLLESGVVAPPNLFSEMYHGQLGTPTGTNFPTEQKDENKQASCQQEIKTDDSLVPARFLPPLPYHKILRKATLGSGDGLGIGLSLDTGETTGQNIPSQAEAARVKYGKNVPVAAAAAAAAAVVASSMVVAVTKSNTDSNLEIPVAAAATATAAAVVATTAAVSKYEQDSRSDGDTEGGGSESKGSGDGEPNALGENSEGERKSDRSVSNDSTKSDSALDEVAEYDIPWDEIKMGERIGLGSYGEVYRGEWHGTEVAVKKFLYQDISGELLEEFKSEVQIMKRLRHPNVVLFMGAVTRPPNLSIVSEFLPRLVT from the exons ATGAAGAACATTCTTAAGAAGCTTCATATCATGTCTAACCAATCAGATGATGCACAGGGGGCTACTTCATCAAAGAGCACCAAGTCCAGTGACGGTTCATCTTCGTCCACTGCCCCTAAGAAGCTTTCCAATTGGTTGCATTCAGTTTCTAATAGGCAGAGTCCCAGTCCTCCATCTCCCAATCTGGCCAGAGGAGAAAGAATGGAGCCATCTGATTCAGTGAGCAGTGGTGGTTTAGATGTTGTGTCTGATTCAGCAAGGCGTGATTCGGAGTCTAGCGCGTCTAGGGATCCTGAAGTGGAAGAGGAATATCAGATACAACTGGCTTTGGAGCTGAGTGCAAAAGAGGACCCTGAGGCTGTACAGATTGAAGCTGTTAAGCAGATCAGTTTGGGATCTTGTGACCCTGATAATACACCAGCAGAAGTTGTGGCCTACCGGTACTGG AATTACAATGCTCTTGGTTATGATGACAAGATCTCAGACGGTTTCTATGATCTGTATGGGATATTGACTGAGTCAACCTCTGCAAGAATGCCTTCTCTAGTAGATCTGCAAGGAAAATCAACCTCAGTTGATGTCACATGGGAAGCAGTCTTGGTCAATAGGGCTGCTGATTCCAACTTGTTGAAACTTGAACAAGAAGCCATGAAGATGGCTGCCAGTTCAGGAAAAGATTTTGAAGTAGTTGTAAATAGCAATTTGGTACACAAGCTTGCAATAATGGTGGCTGACTATATGGGTGGATCAGTTAAAGATCCTGAAAGCATGTCTAGAGCCTGGAGGAGTCTTAGTTACAGTCTAAAAGCCACACTTGGCAGCATGGTTTTGCCTCTTGGTTCACTGACCATTGGATTGGCTCGGCATCGCGCATTGTtattcaag GTTTTAGCTGACAGTTTGGGCATTCCGTGTCGATTAGTGAAAGGACTGCAGTACATGGGTTCTGATGATGTAGCTATGAACTTTGTCAAAATTGATGATGGAAG GGAGTACATTGTGGACCTAATGGCAGCTCCTGGAGCACTTATTCCATCTGATGCTACTGCATCACACATTGAATGCGATGGATCTTCCTTTGTGGCCAGTCCTTCATCAAGAGAGCTAGATTCGTCCAATGTAGCATCATTCAGTAGCGGGGTTGGAAGTTCATCTGAAGAAACTTCAGACTGTGGAGGGAAAGAATCTGGTTTGAGTGGGCTTGCTACTGGCAAGGAAGATTTAAAGAAACCATCAAATGAATCCAAAAATACCCCCTATGCAGAGAAGACAAGAGTGAAGGAATCTTCCAGCAGAGCTAATTATCCATACATGCATGGAAGATCTCCTTCTTGGACTGAGGGCATCAGTTCCCCTGCAGCACGTAGAATGAAAGTCAAAGATGTTTCCCAATACATGATTGATGCTGCTAAGGAAAATCCTAACTTGGCTCAAAAACTTCATGACGTTTTACTTGAAAGCGGTGTTGTTGCACCTCCAAACTTATTTTCTGAAATGTATCATGGGCAGTTAGGTACTCCAACTGGGACCAATTTTCCAACTgaacaaaaagatgaaaataaacaagcaAGTTGCCAGCAAGAAATTAAGACTGATGACAGCCTAGTTCCTGCTCGATTTTTGCCTCCTTTGCCTTACCACAAAATTCTTCGCAAAGCAACTCTTGGCAGTGGTGATGGCTTAGGAATTGGTCTTTCCCTTGATACAGGGGAAACTACTGGACAGAACATACCATCTCAGGCAGAAGCAGCTCGGGTAAAGTATGGGAAAAATGTCCCAGTGGCAGCGGCTGCAGCTGCTGCTGCGGCTGTTGTTGCATCTTCTATGGTAGTTGCGGTGACAAAATCAAACACTGACTCAAATCTTGAGATTCCTGTAGCAGCAGCTGCTACTGCTACTGCTGCAGCTGTTGTAGCAACCACTGCTGCTGTCAGTAAGTATGAGCAGGACAGTCGAAGCGATGGGGATACAGAGGGTGGTGGTTCTGAGTCAAAGGGTAGTGGTGATGGAGAGCCTAATGCTTTAGGAGAAAACTCAGAAGGTGAGAGAAAATCTGACAGATCAGTAAGTAATGACAGCACAAAATCTGATTCTGCACTGGATGAGGTTGCCGAGTATGACATTCCATGGGATGAAATCAAAATGGGAGAGCGTATTGGACTAG GATCATATGGGGAAGTTTACCGTGGTGAATGGCATGGAACT
- the LOC114178090 gene encoding wiskott-Aldrich syndrome protein homolog 1-like — protein MDPTSDPPPPPTAVPFTAEPPNNNHVPTAADANSIPNHPPYDEMIYTAIGALKEKNGSSKRAIGKYIQQVYKNLPTTHSALLTHHLNRLRSVNLLVMVKKSYKLPGSDNLPPSPPSQVHKTRGRPPKPKPQPTADPVWASLGLSDDPNPASAPQSGKRGPGRPRKILGLSPGSAVPVRRGRPPGSTGKSKVSKRAGRPPKPKSVSGISSGLKRRGRPPKAKSNLSVIPFASPVAPGQPTMQPIIPTVSVPNGSPRPRGRPRKIVPAGVAPPLTLTLAADGGAARGRGRPRGVFSVMTSGRLQKLAVGRAKNPARRPVGRPKGSTAAAITAHKAANEDLRKKLEHFQTKVKESLGMLKPYFNHESPVTAIAAIQELEVLSTLDLKAALRDETQQQPEPLPLPQTQVYEQQYPPQPQAQPQLQEFFQTHTSAQS, from the exons ATGGACCCAACTTCCGACCCTCCGCCTCCGCCCACCGCCGTCCCCTTCACGGCGGAACCACCCAACAACAACCACGTGCCCACGGCTGCTGACGCTAACTCCATTCCCAACCACCCACCTTATGACGAG ATGATATACACGGCTATTGGGGCTCTGAAGGAGAAAAATGGGTCGAGCAAACGCGCCATAGGAAAGTACATACAGCAAGTGTACAAGAACCTTCCAACCACTCACTCTGCTCTTCTCACTCACCACCTTAACCGTTTGAGATCAGTTAACCTTCTTGTCATggtaaaaaaatcatataagcTCCCCGGATCTGATAATCTTCCACCATCTCCTCCCTCCCAAGTCCACAAAACCCGTGGCAGGCCCCCCAAGCCCAAGCCCCAGCCCACCGCCGACCCTGTCTGGGCTTCTCTCGGCCTGTCGGATGACCCTAACCCTGCCTCTGCTCCTCAGTCTGGAAAAAGAGGCCCGGGTCGTCCAAGAAAGATTCTAGGTCTGAGCCCGGGCTCCGCAGTCCCGGTCCGAAGAGGCCGCCCACCAGGCTCCACCGGGAAATCGAAGGTTTCCAAGAGGGCCGGGCGTCCACCCAAGCCCAAATCCGTCTCCGGGATCTCCAGTGGGCTCAAACGACGGGGCCGCCCGCCTAAAGCCAAATCCAACCTCTCCGTAATCCCCTTTGCCTCTCCGGTTGCTCCTGGCCAGCCCACCATGCAGCCCATCATTCCAACCGTTTCTGTGCCCAATGGGTCCCCCAGACCTAGAGGACGCCCCAGAAAGATCGTTCCTGCTGGTGTTGCTCCACCGCTCACTCTCACTCTTGCCGCCGACGGTGGTGCAGCCCGTGGCCGTGGACGGCCACGCGGAGTGTTTTCTGTGATGACCTCGGGTAGGCTCCAAAAGCTTGCCGTTGGAAGGGCTAAGAATCCTGCAAGAAGGCCAGTGGGCCGTCCTAAG GGATCAACTGCTGCTGCAATCACTGCACATAAGGCTGCTAATGAAGATCTAAGGAAGAAGCTTGAACACTTT CAAACCAAAGTGAAGGAGTCTCTTGGCATGCTTAAGCCATACTTCAACCATGAAAGCCCAGTGACTGCAATTGCAGCAATTCAAGAGCTGGAAGTGCTGTCAACTTTGGATCTTAAGGCAGCATTGAGGGATGAGACTCAGCAACAGCCAGAGCCACTGCCACTGCCTCAGACACAGGTGTATGAACAGCAATATCCTCCACAGCCACAGGCACAGCCACAGCTTCAGGAGTTTTTTCAAACACATACATCAGCTCAAAGCTAG